A window of Bradyrhizobium diazoefficiens genomic DNA:
ACGGAAGTCCTTTTGCTGAACGGCAATCTTGCTCGCTCCCAGTGCTGCATCGCGAAGGACCGAATTGACAGCTCTAGGTGATCTAGTCGAGGGAATCCCGCAGGACGTGCATTTTTTCACCGCTCATGGATACTTGTGATATGATGGACGTTCCATGGTCCTTGATCATTAGATGAGATTTCTATGGCTTCGAAGAACATCGGAGAACAACTCGATCCGATATTTGTGAATTTCGAAAAGCAATCGCAGTGGCGGCTGTCATTGCCAGCCAAGGTTATTATTCAGCAGGGGTTCATCTCCATAGAGATGGACGACCTTGGTATGGGTGAATACGCTGGAGGTCGTAATCGTGACCAAGCGATTGTCGACGCCTTATCCGAGCTTCCGAATTTTTTGAAGTATTTGGAAGCTATGGCCAGTAACCGGCCGAACACAGAACAAAGTTCGAAGATCATTGGGGGCATCTTCGTCCTACAGCATGCGAAGAAATGGAAGGACCTGTTCAAATGTCCCTGCTGGCCGGTTTGAGTCGCCGATGGTAGAGCGCCCAACCGCCTCATCGCCAATAAAGGACGCGATCGACAGCCATTCGGGACGGTTTGAGTTTCTGAAGCAGACGCTGACGCTAACATCCGTGGGCATCGCGGGTATTGCAGCACTCTTTACCGATCCAGCGCGAATTCCGACGGATTGGCTGTCAAAAGGCGCCATCTTGGTCGCAGGTATTACACTCGCGGCCGCGATCTACTACTCTGTCATGGGTCTGTCAGTCTACGCCAATCTCCTGACTACTACTGCTCGTGAGGCCGCCGGCGAAAATCCTGAACCTCCTGCTTCGTTTTATGCGAATGGGCTGCGAGATCACGCTCGAGGCGTTATTGTTGCACTCTTTGCATCCTTCGTGGCTATCGCATTTTTCGCCGGATACCGCTTATTCTCCACGGCGGCATGGACTCCGGAGACGGCCATTGACGCAGCTTCCGCTTTTATAAGCAAAGAGACAAAGCAACCTACAGACTCGCTCTATCTCACGCGTTTGGAAGCGGAGAATGACGCTTTTACGGTGACCTATTTTGTCCAGGCTTTGAACAGCGACACCACGGTCCGAATTTCCAAGAGAGACGGTACAGTCACACGGCTCACACAGAGCAAGAGACCGCCGTAGCCATGTCGCCTTTTGGCCCATCGCTATCTCAACATGGATCTGTTGAAGGAGCACAAGAAGGAGGCGCTACGCCAAGCGGCCTGACGAGGCTCAGGGCCCACCAAGGGGATGGCTCAACCGGCCCCCATGATCATTTTGCTGAACTTGACGCACAGAACTCTCCCGAGAACCAAAAACCAGACAATTGCAACAAACCCGTCAAGCCGATAGAGCTGCGACTTTGGGCTCCAATTGGCCGGACCTGTTGCTGAGAGCCTGGGCGCGGGGAAATTATGCGATGGCCTGAGCACCCTCCGGGCGGCATCTAGGCGGCGGAGGGGAGAGCGTCATCTGCAGCAAGACCAAGTCCTTCAGCAGGCTCATGGTCTGGAAGCGGGTCGTACCCGATGTTCTCGAACCGGCGACACAAGCTCGCGAGGAAGCGGATCTGACGCCGCTTAAGATGCGTCGCGCCCCAGCGATGGACCTTCTCAGTAAATTCCTGCTCGTGCTCCTGGAAATCGAACCGGCCGGCATGAGCGATCGCAATCAATTCCGGCACGGAATAACCAGCGTATTCCGTGAACGAGCGCGAGTCATGTTGAAGCCGCTTCAATACGGCCCACTCTTTTTCGCTGTAGATATATTCGGGTGGGCGGCGCACTTCGTCAGTTAGCCAATCAAACTCCCAGTCGTTCCAATCGTTGTATCGGTCATGCAAAAGAGCTCTCGCGCCCGTACGAAATTCGAGCGCTTCAGCCAATTGACGTTGAGCCTTAGTAATTCTCGCCATTGCCTGCTCCAAGCTGGAAGCAAACGCAACGCCAGTGCAAAAGTACTGTATGAATGGTGCAAAACTAACCGATTCGATGATCCACGACCACACGTGATCGACGTAATCTCCTGATCCGCACGGATTTCTCAGAAGTCAATGCGATACGGGCTGCAAAAAGCCTTTCGCAGGTCATCTCTGAGGAGAAAGCGACGCCGAATCCTTTACAGCGGCGTTCGCAGCACCACCGGCGGCCGATGTCTTCCTGGTCAAGTCAAAGCACTTGCTTCTCAAAGCACTTGCTTGGAATTATGGGGGTTTCCCCCTGAAACTGCTAGACTAATGGCAGTTCCCGCGACTTACGCTTCGATTACTGCCCCCCATGGGTTTACGTGTTCAATATGGACGCGCGGACTGAGACGACACCCTCGCCCCCCAATCGCCGTCAAGATGGTGACCGGAACGGACGCGCCAATGTCGCACTGAGCATTTGAGATCGCGCCGGCAGCCGCGCGCTCCAACATCGACCGCGAGGTTGGGCTTCATGCAACGCTGTCACGCCGCCTCAAGCTCCTCTGGCCAGAACTCGCCCGCACCGTGGTGGCTGAAGTAGCTGCCCGAGGATGGCTCCGTCGCGTCTGCCGCCAAGCTCCACGGGCGGTTCCGCAAGCAAGTCCCTATCGAGAAGAAGAACAGTTCGACCATGCAGCGCCAAGTGTGGAAGCTTGTTGATCAGGAGCAAGTCTGACATCTGGTGGGCACAGATTGCGCAACATGCCGTTGTCCCGCATTGATCCATTAGCGACGTACAAAGCTTTGCACCAACTACCAACATTTGGAATCGATCGAGATGACGGCCCCATAATCGACCATAGCGCAGGGTCATAGGTTGTGAGACCATGATCGAGGAGAATCGCTCGCGCCAGCGGGTCGCGCAACATGGAGACATGCCTGTGAGCGTCGATAGCCGCCGGCAGCCGGCGTTGGCGGAGCGTTGGGAGCGGATGACAGTCCCCGCGACTCTTCTTTGCGCAAGGGAATGATCTTCGAAGACGGTGAGTCCGCTCACAGGCAGAGATGTCGCCTTCAGCCCGGGCCCGAGCATCGATTGGAAACCCTGGCGCAGCGGGGCATTCGAGGCCCTCGCAGTCACGGTCGAGGCGATCTTTACACCGTCATCCCGCATGCCAGGGCGGCGATGCAGTCCTTTAGCAGCGTCTTGCCGCCTGCGGATCGGAAATCATGAGCACGCCTGCTGGATCAATCCGATAGCGAGATGCAACACTCTGCGAGCCGGTCAACTACCAACTCCAGTAATTGATCTGGACGACGGAGACGTGTCACCAACAGGTCGATGAACGTCGGACTAGCCGAACGCGCCTGCTAGGAGTTCGGCATGCAAGGTCGAATACATCTGCTGTCAACAACAGCGCTGATCGATGCGCCAACTCCTCGCCTGCAGAGATGCAGGGCATTCGGATCGTTGCAGGCAATCATTTGCACTTTTCTCCGCAGAGGCCAGAACCTCGATGCACTCAATGATCGCGTACCTATCTGACCGCGCCAATAGCGTCACGGCGCTTGGGATACTATGTTCCGGTGCGGGCGTCGGGCTGGCCGTTAGAGGAAACTACGAAGCGGGCATAGCGCTCGGACTTTGGGCGATCATCGTCGATGACGTGGACGGCGCAATTGCCCGGCGCGCGATGAACCGAACGACAGCCACGAAGGCCATTGGGAAATCCCTGGATGGATTCTCGGACCTCATCTTTGGATCAGTGATACCGGCAATCGTGATTGCATCGGTCATCAATTCTGCGGCGTCAGGGATGTTCGCAGCGTACCTGTTATTGATCGGAGCTCTCCGTCTGGCATATTTCGGCTATTTTGGCCTGAGCGATCAGGGTTATTCAACCGGTCTGCCCCTATCCTACGACCTGCCAGTGCTGGCGGTAACATTTCTGATCCACCGCATCGTCGCACCACTTGAGCTAAGTGTCGTTCTTCCGGCCATCTTTGTACCGCTGTCGTTGCTCCACATTGCACCATTCAAGATCAAAGCCTCAGGCACTCTCGTTCATGTGCTTACGATCGCGATTGCGATCATTGGGTCCGCCGGACTGCTGATGACCAGTGGAATCCGAGCATAACGTCGCGGCCTAGAAGGCCCTGAGGTAAGACATGTCAATTGTAAGTAACGGGCTCGTATTTGCTGGCACGCGGGGGCTCGCAAGCCGCTGCCTTGCGTTTATCATCGAGACCTGCGGCAAAGACCTAGTCTCGGCAATTCTCGGTGCCCCCCGCAACGAGCAAACGTGGTGGAGCCACGAAACCAGCGAGGAGCTTTGGCAAGTCGCCGATCGCTACGGAATACCGTATCTCGAGTCAATGGACGACGTTTCCCGTTACGGGGGCTTTCTCGTAAGCGTCTTATGGGGCAAGATCTTTCCGGCCCGCACGCTTGCGCGGTTTGATCGAGGGGGGATCAACCTGCATCCGGCTCCACTGCCTGAATATCGTGGCAGTTTTGCCCGGACTCATGCGATCCTTAATGGGGCCGAGAGCTTCGGAGTGACCATCCACTACCTCTCCGAGCGCGCCGATACGGGAGACATCATCGGCGAGTTGCAGTTCCCCGTCCTGCCTTCAGAGACGGCTCTCTCCCTAGACACCAGGGCGCAACTTTATGGCTACGCGCTCTTCTGCGAGATATGGCTGCGCTTATTGGACGGATCCTTTGCCCCGCGATCCCAAGCGTCGCTGATAGCTGAGCATAAGCGCGAGCCTCGCTTCTACACCAAGCGAATGATCGCCGAACTCTTGGATTCGGCAGATGTTCCGCGCGACGCCGAACAACTCGAGCGGCTGTATCGCGCATTGTACCTCCCGCCCCGTTTCATGCCTCCAAAGTGGCTCGTTCAGAGGGTTTTGACAAACGAGGTGCGAACGATCCTTCGGGGTAGCTGCTCGCGAGGCTCAGCTTTGAACGTGGCGGCGGACTTGCAGTCGTCTCCGGGATTGCCGGACATCCTGCTTCGGAGGAAACCTTAGGCGACTGTCGATCGGATTGCCATTAGGACATCGCGCGCCTCTTTCAGCACGACTTCGGCGCAGGGCAACGTTGTATTGCGACAAGTCGATCCATCCAACGTGCGAGCGAGACCTCAGGGGCGGGAATCAGGCAGCCAACTCGGGGTAGGAGGACCGCCTTTGTGTGCGATTTTCGGATTCGTCGGACGGGTCGCTGACGAGGCGGCGACCGAGCGTGACGTCGCTCGTTGCATTCAGACGCTTTCCCATCGAGGACCCGACGCGAGTGGCCTTTATGTGACTCCATCGTTTGCGTTTGCGCATCGAAGGCTTTCCATCATCGACCTAAACCATCGGTCGAATCAACCCTTCCTCGATCGGGAATCGGACCTTGCAATCACGTACAATGGGGAGATCTACAACTACCGTGACGTGAGACGCGACTTGCTCCGACGCGGGTACCGATTTCGCACCGAGTCCGACACGGAGGTCATATGCAAGGCATTCGCTTGTTGGGGCATTGATTGCCTCGAACGTCTACGCGGAATGTTCGCATTCGCAATCTACGACAAGAAGAGCGGAACAGCATTCCTTGTCAGAGATCGACTTGGAATTAAACCGCTATACTACGCTCAAACGAACCGCGGCTTCGTCTTTGCTTCACAGGCGTCGGCCCTTCTACATTGGCCCGGGGTTCGCTCCAAGCTCGATCCGGTTGGGCTGTCCAGCTTTCTTTCTTTTCGTGCCGTCTTCGGCGAGAGGACTCTTTTTACAGACGTTCGAAAGCTGCAACCCGGCACCTGGCTAAAGATAACCGCCCAATCGCACGAGCATGCGCGGTGGTGGGACCCCGCTCGGTTAGACAACAAGGACGAGTGCTCCTCACTGGACGCCTTGATCGGTAATGCCGTGGAAGAGCATTTGGCGGCCGACACTCCTGTCGCAGCGCTGCTTTCGGGCGGATTGGACTCCAGCGTCTTGGCTTTCGAGCTCTCAAGGCGCGCTGCACAAAAACCGACATGTTTCACCGGAATGGTAGCTGGTGAGACGTACGACGAAAGTCGCTATGCGATCGAAGTGGCGGAGTCTCTCAAGCTACCGCATGTCTTGGTACCGCTGCCCGCCGCGACGAGCCTTGATATGATCCAACGCCTCACTGCGTTACGAGGTCACCCGATTGGCATGCACAATGAAGGGGCCATGTATTTACTGGCTAAGGCGGCCTCGCACTCGCACAAGGTTCTTCTCACCGGCGAGGGCGCTGACGAGATATTCTCTGGGTATAGCCGAATTTTCAGACTACCATTTGACTTACAACGCCAAGCGTTCTTGTCCGCCCTGCCAGGCGTCATTGCCTGCCCAGCGCGCCGGCGTCTCGGCCTTCCGGCGGCCGAAACGAAGGAATTCGACTTCTTTCTCTCGCGATACACCTACTTTGCCCAGTCCGAGAAGCTGCAACTGGCGACGTCCGCGTGGAGAGCGGATCTCGTGGATGATGCGGAGTTGCTCAACTGGATGAGCAGTGAGTATCATTCAGGCGGCGCCACTCCTGATGATCGCATAAGGCTGTTCTTCGTACGGCATCATCTACCGGCACTGCTCGAAATGGTCGACAACACGACAATGGCCGCCGGCGTCGAAGGACGCGTACCTTTCACAGATCATCGAATCGTTGCGTCAGCTCTTGGCATGTCCGCCTCAGAGCACTTGCGTTGGAAGAACGCCTGTTCGCCAGTTCGAGCGGCCTTCGCACCTATTCAGAAATTCAGCGAAACGCTCGACGTCTCGAAGTCTGCGCTACGCACTCTGTACAGAACTCGTCTCCCCGCCAGCGTGACCGCGAGGAAGAAGCTCGGGTTTCCGTTACCCCTGGGTCATTGGGCGACCGACGAATGCTCGAGACCCTTTCGCGACTTGATCTTCGGAGGATCCGCCGCCATTGCTGACTATCTCGATATCGGCGCCCTCCGTCGATGGCATGAGGAGCACTCTCGCGCGGCGAACGATGCATTCGGACGACAACTCTGGTTGATTTGCAATCTTGAGATCTTCCTTCGTCAACTACAGTCTTCGGGTTTGTAGCAGGCTGTGCAATGGGCGCGCGCAATGACCTACAGCACCGAACTGCGATTCGTTTTTTTCTGTTTTCCCCCACCGCACCCTGGCGACTCTTCTCGCTCGACTACCGGACGATCACCTGCATCTCGAGCAGCGTGCTTTCTTTGAGAGCGTCTTTTGCTTTGCTTCTGACCTCGCCGTTGATCGCTCGGTTCAAGCATACGATCTCTGCGCCATCTGACGGCCGGGAGGGATTGCCACCATGGTCCTCCATACCGCGTCGGCCACAGGCTTCGCCCTTCCGCGCCCCTGGCGGTCAGCCGCCGTCCGCCACTGTCAACCCGGGGCCTCGTGGTCGAGATTCATCTTGGGAAGCGAGAGCTCAATGCCTGCCATTTGGGGAAGGCCGGCAAGGACGACCGCCTTTTCGCGCTTCGGTCCGAACTCATTCATGTCGGCAAAGGTTGAGTGGTCGACGCGGGTGGCGTCATCCCCCTGCGCCTGGTCCTTCAGAGGATCATTGAAGAACACGTAATCGGTATCAACCCCGGTGATCACCACCCAGTGAGTGACGGTCTTACCTTCGAATTCAATGCTGATCATCACGATAGGATACCATCCCTCTGCCATCCAATTCGAGAGATCATCCAGGCTGTAATTTCCAACATATACTTGGACTCCACGCTCTTTGGCCTCGACGAGATCTCGCTCCTGGAGAATCCGAATCGCTTCCATCTCTTCCGTTCGCGAAGCGCGAGCCTCAAGAAACACCCCACCGTGGCTCACGACAACGACCGCCGCGAACCCGCGTCGTTTGAGCGCTAACGCGAGACCAACGGGCCCACAACCTCCATGGATAGTCGTTGCCTCCCGCCATAGCTCAAGCTCGGCTTTTGGGCTCGGCTGGTATCTCTCATCCAGCGCAGACATCACCATCATCAGCGAAGATGGTCCGCAGGTATAGTTCCTTCTTTGCCGATACAAGGGAATGTGTCTCACGATCTGACCGCGTAAGCTCTCGGCGCCTAGGTAGGACATGACGACTCCTTAGATAGATGCTGAAGAAGTTCGAGATCACTTTCATGACGACTGACGAATTGCAGGAAGCCAGCGGTTTCCGGCGGCGGCGGTACCTGCAGAAGCTCGGCCCACGCACCTGGATATGGACCTCGGCGACGAGAACCTCACCGAGGTGAAACGTCGTGCCCCTGACAGTGTCTTCGTAAGGCAGCATCGCGAGCCCGGTGCGATTGGCAAGAACCGCCACGTCGCCGAGGTCATCGAGAACCTTTTCGGCGCAGGCCTTGTTCGCGGCTGGTCGGCCTGATGCAAGGGTTTTCAAGCGCACGCCGGTGACCGAAACCGCCGGCGATGAGATCGTTTATGTTCTTCTCTGTCATTCTGCGGAGTTCTCTATCCTGGAGAGTGCGAACTTCAGTTCTTCGTGTCGAAGGGGATGGTAGTGCTGCCATCGACGCTGCTTCGGCCAGCACGACAGCTCGTTCTTCGGCAAGGCCAAAACGAGAACTCTTTGGATAGACATCGTGATCGGCGGTGGTGGCATCGCCTTTCGCACCGAGTTCGCTCAACGGATCGTTGAAGGTCAGCTCGCGCTCGACCGCCAAGTACTTGCCTTATTCAGATGCAGCTACACTTCATTGTTTGATTTGATCATTCGCCGACCAGTTTCGGTCACGTAAAAAATCGCTCAGAAGCATCAGCGCCAATGCTGTCGCCGCGATCACCAAGCCGGGAAAAACAGCGATCCACCACGCCGTCATCAGGTATCCACGGCCGAAGCCAACCATGTTACCGAGGCTGGACATCGGGGGCTGGATGCCCAAACCCAGAAAGCTCAACGTGCCCTCCAGTAGAACAATTTGCGTGAGGCCTATGGTCATGCCCGCAACGATCGTCGGCAGGCATGCGGGCAGGACGTGCTTGCGATAGATCCTGATTCTCGAGGCGTTGTAGGTCCGCGCAGCCGTGACGTAGAGGTGATTTTTCGTGGTTAGAGCGGCGCCTCGCACCACGCGCGCGTGTCGCTCCCAACCGTAGAGGCCGAGAACAAAGACGAAGAGAAGAATCGAGTTGCCGAATACGGCGATCAAAAGCAACGCAACGATCATAAAGGGCATGGCCGCTTGCATATCGACGAATGCGGTGATGCATTCGTCGACCGCACTGCCCAGCTCCGCCGCCAGAAAGCCTGATAGCGTTCCCAGCGACGTACTGATGATCGTGCCGGCCACCGCCACCGCGACGGTTATCTGGACCGAGTACATCAACCTGGACAGCACATCGCGGCCAAGATCATCGGTGCCCAGAGCGTGCGTCCAGGCGCCACCCAACAGGATCGGCGGCTGCAAGCGGGCGCTCAGGTCAATCGCTGCGGGATCGTAGGGGGCGATCTGCTGGGCCATGATGGCAACGAGAACGCAGCCCATGATCCAGGATATCGATAGCTTCACCGAAAGGTCCGCTTCGCGCCACCACAGCAGATTCGATGAAACAGGCGCGGAAGGCAGAGTCGCTTTTACGGAAACAAGTCGCGCCGGAGGCAGAGCCGTTTTCACGGACACATCAGACATTTCGGTCTCCCATCAATGATCGGATCTGCGCGCGCGCGGATCGACGACGACGTAGAGGACATCCACGACAAGGTTGGTCAAGACCATTACCGCACCGGCCAGGATGACGATCGCCTGCACGACCGGAATGTCCCGATTTCCGATGGAGCTGATGAACAGATTCCCGATCCCGGGCCAGGAAAACACGGTCTCGACAACGATTGATCCCGTGACCAGGCCACCCACCATCAGTCCGAGGACTGTCAGGATGGGAATGGCTGCGTTAGGCAAGGCGTGATGGACCAGAATACGCCAACTCGGTATATCGCGGGCTCTTGCCGCCACCACGAACGGACTGTCGAGAGCCTCAGCCAGCACCGTGCGCGTATATCGAGCCAGCACTGCAGAATTTGCGACTGCGACCGTGATGGCGGGCAAGATCAAGCTGGACCAGCTTTGTGCACCGTTGGTGGGCAGCAGTCTCAGTTCGATCGAGAAGATGAGCATCAGAACGAGGGCAAGAAAAAATGCGGGGACACAAAGGCCAACTGAGCTGACGATCGTCACGAGACGGTCGACCAACTTGCGGCGGAACACAGCGGCAATGATCCCCGCTCCAAGGCCCATCACGACAGCGAGCGCCAACGATGTCGCCATCAGGGTCAAGGTGGCTCCCAGATTGTTGAAAACCACCGTCAGCGCATCGCGGTGATAGATGTACGAGCGCCCGAAGCTGCCGTGGAGGATGTTCTCGGCATAGGCTAAGTACTGCTGCAATACCGGTTTATCCAGGCCAAGTTCACGCGCGTAGGCGATCCTCATGTCCGGCGTCGCATCCGGTCCGAGAAAGATCGTCACCGGGTCGCCGACGCTGCGCAGCAACACAAATACGCACGTCACCATCAACGCGATCGATAGAACCGCACGTAGCAGTTTGATCCAGGTAAACCTAAAGAGCGTGCTGATCACTGCCCCCCCCATCCTCGGTCAGCTCTCTCAAGATTGACCGGTCCGCTCCTGCGGCGGACGGCTGAGACTGTTTAGGGACGGAGGCTATGAGGGCCTGCGTGTATTCCGCCTGAGGATGAAGGAGAACGTTGTCTCGCGTCCCGGCTTCGACGACGCGGCCGCGATGCAGCACAACAATCTCGGAGCATAGGTAAGAGACAGCCCTGATATCGTGGCTGATAAACATAAGGCTCAGACCCTGCCGATCACGCAGTTCACACAGGAGATTGAGGATTTGCGCCTGTACGGTCATGTCGAGGGCGGACACAGGTTCATCGCAAATCAATAGATCGGGCTCCAGAAGAAGCGCGCGGGCGATGGTCACACGCTGCGCTTGGCCGCCACTGATCTGGCGCGGGCGCTTTTCGGCAATCTCCAGGGAAAGACCGACATCTTGAAGTGCGGTCGCGATTCGCTCCAGCCGTTCTGACCGCGGCAGCTGGAAGTTGGCAAGAAGAGGCTCCATCAGCTGGTCGCCAACCTTCATCCGCGGATCCAGTGCATCCATAGGGTTCTGGAAGATCGGTTGCGCTCGTTTCCGGAACGACCGTAGACTTTGCGGGGTGACGGGCTTTCCCTCGAATAGAATCGAGCCCTCTCGCGGCTTTGCCAATCCCAGCACCAGCTTTGCAACCGTACTCTTGCCACTCCCCGATTGGCCGATCAGTCCGAGGGCTTGCCCTCGCTTGAGGGAAAAATTGATATCGCTCAGGGTTTGATGCTCGCGCACCCGGCCGCGTCGGTAGTCAAACCCGACTCCTTCAAGCTGGAGAAGCGGTATGGCGTTCCCGCTGTGCAGCTCGCTTCTGTTAAGATGCGGCATGATTGAGCCCAAGGTTATGGCAGGCTGCTGCATGACTTAATCCGACTGGGAACTCCGGTTTGCGCGCACATGCCTCTACCGCGTGCGCGCAGCGGGGCGCAAAATGACAGCCGGCGCCTCTTATGGCTGGATCCGGGACACCACCGGCCAAGGCAACGAGATCGATCTTGGTGAGCGAAATTTCCGGGACAGCGGAGAAAAGGCTTCTCGTATAGGGGTGCAGCGGCTGTTGCGCGATCGCCTCGGTGGATCCCATTTCGATGAGCTGGCCTGCGTAGATCACTCCGATGCGATCCGAACGTTCCATGGCCAGATCGAGATCATGTGTTACGAAGAGAACGGCCATGTTCCAGTCTGACCGCAGCTGCTCGATCAAATCCATGATCTGACGTTGGGTGGTGACGTCGAGCGCGGACGTCGGCTCATCGGCAATCAGAAGCCGAGGGCGACGCGCAAGGGCGAGTGCAATCATCACCCGCTGGTTCATGCCGCCGGAGAGTTCGTGTGGGTATTTCTTGATCGTCGAACGCGGATCTTCAATTCCGACGGCTTCAAGGAGGGAAATCGCGCGTTCGCCTGCTTCGCGTTTCGAGCCTCGCGAAACGATGCGAACGGTTTCAGTTAGCTGAAAGCCGATCGTTCTGACCGGATTGAGGTATCGGCTGGGTTGCTGGAAGATCATCGCGCGTGACCTGCGATCCACGGCCGCCAATGGCCCGCCGTCGAAATATATGTCGCCGCGAGCACTGAGATTGGTGGGCAGGATCCCCATTAACGTCGAACACAGCAGGCTTTTGCCGCTACCGCTCTCGCCCACCAACGCGAAAAATTCGCCCTCCCGAATGTTCAGCGAGATGGATTCCAGCAACCGAATCTCCTGGTGGGATCCCGCCGTCCAGACATCGAGGCCGGATACTTCGAGAACCGGCCGTGTCCTGAGCGGGACGCTTGGCTGCCCTGTGGCGGGATCAGTGCCGGGCACCCTCGCCATATCGGCGAGGGTGAGTTCGGCACCGGGCGCCGCGGTGAATGACACACGCCTCTCCATTACGAGGCGATTGTGCCCGGGCGAAAGTCCAGAAGGCCGGTTGGCGTCGGCGACCATTTGAAGTCGGATCTCTTTCCAAAGAACTCGGCAAGCGAGTGCAGGACGGTGCCCGGCGGATCAACCTCGTCGAAAATGTCCAACATCTCCTGATAGGCGCGACGGCGCTCGGCCGTGTCGAGCGAACCTACGAGAGTTTTCTCGAGTTCGTTGAACCGATCGTTCTTCCAGTACCCGCTCTTCTGGAACACGCTGCTCGCGCCCCAACGCGACGAGAAGGAGGCCGTTGGATCGGGGAAATAGGTGCCGTCTGAGGAATTGTTGATCCAGCGAGGCTTTTCGTCCATCACCTGGGCCCAGTTTTCCTTCCGCTGAATCTCCACATTGAGGCCGATGGCGTTCCACATCGCGGCCATGACTTGCGTCTCTGCGAGCTCTGCAGTGTAGTAGTCGCCGACTGTCTTGAAGAGGATCTTCTCACCCTTGTACCCGGCTTCCTTAATCAGTTGCTGCGCGCGCGCCGGATCATACGCGGGGATCGGTCTGTCCGGATTATAGAGGGCGCCGTAGACCGGCTGCTGATGGGACCGGGGGATTGAAATCCGCCCATGCCATATGCTCTTGACCAATCCTTGCCTGTCGATCGAGAGATTGAGAGCACGTCTCAGCTTCGGGTCGCGAAGCACGGGATTAGTCAGTGAATCGTACTGCATCGTGCGGAACGAAACTGTATCGCCACCGACGACGTCCAGGCGCTTGTCGGCCGTGATGACATCAAACTGATCTGGCGCGATCGTCGTGATAAGATCGAAGTCTCCGGCTCGAAGGCCGGCGACGCGCGCGGCTGGCTCTCGCACCATCCGAAACTCGATTGCCGAAAGCGGCGGCCGACCGCCCCAATACTCCGGGTGAGCCTCTAGCTTGATGTAGTTGTTTTCCGATGACTCAACGAGCCGGTAGGGGCCGGCGCCAACCGGAGACTTCGCCCATTGGTCGAAGCTCGCCGCCTTCAGATAGGCAGACTTGCAGATGACCCCGCCGCCATAGGACGTGAACCTCATCCAGAAAACCGGATC
This region includes:
- a CDS encoding ABC transporter ATP-binding protein, with the protein product MLESISLNIREGEFFALVGESGSGKSLLCSTLMGILPTNLSARGDIYFDGGPLAAVDRRSRAMIFQQPSRYLNPVRTIGFQLTETVRIVSRGSKREAGERAISLLEAVGIEDPRSTIKKYPHELSGGMNQRVMIALALARRPRLLIADEPTSALDVTTQRQIMDLIEQLRSDWNMAVLFVTHDLDLAMERSDRIGVIYAGQLIEMGSTEAIAQQPLHPYTRSLFSAVPEISLTKIDLVALAGGVPDPAIRGAGCHFAPRCAHAVEACARKPEFPVGLSHAAACHNLGLNHAAS
- a CDS encoding ATP-binding cassette domain-containing protein encodes the protein MQQPAITLGSIMPHLNRSELHSGNAIPLLQLEGVGFDYRRGRVREHQTLSDINFSLKRGQALGLIGQSGSGKSTVAKLVLGLAKPREGSILFEGKPVTPQSLRSFRKRAQPIFQNPMDALDPRMKVGDQLMEPLLANFQLPRSERLERIATALQDVGLSLEIAEKRPRQISGGQAQRVTIARALLLEPDLLICDEPVSALDMTVQAQILNLLCELRDRQGLSLMFISHDIRAVSYLCSEIVVLHRGRVVEAGTRDNVLLHPQAEYTQALIASVPKQSQPSAAGADRSILRELTEDGGGSDQHAL
- a CDS encoding ABC transporter substrate-binding protein, whose translation is MVAQSRRNILKMIGGASLLSCAMPALAQGGATAKLRIAMQDLRTELDPLHPRASALSSFRVLESVHDKLFSIDYQNGAKLKPMLAEAIETTDNVVFKVRLRQRVKFHNGDELTADDVAFTFGPERMLQTGAPGYGIGQVTFPTLAKVKVLDRYNVEFKTKKPDPVFWMRFTSYGGGVICKSAYLKAASFDQWAKSPVGAGPYRLVESSENNYIKLEAHPEYWGGRPPLSAIEFRMVREPAARVAGLRAGDFDLITTIAPDQFDVITADKRLDVVGGDTVSFRTMQYDSLTNPVLRDPKLRRALNLSIDRQGLVKSIWHGRISIPRSHQQPVYGALYNPDRPIPAYDPARAQQLIKEAGYKGEKILFKTVGDYYTAELAETQVMAAMWNAIGLNVEIQRKENWAQVMDEKPRWINNSSDGTYFPDPTASFSSRWGASSVFQKSGYWKNDRFNELEKTLVGSLDTAERRRAYQEMLDIFDEVDPPGTVLHSLAEFFGKRSDFKWSPTPTGLLDFRPGTIAS